The following nucleotide sequence is from Apium graveolens cultivar Ventura chromosome 4, ASM990537v1, whole genome shotgun sequence.
ATTTccttataaatatatacatacaaacacaACTTTTATTCACAGTTCTTCGAGTTCGACCTCTCTGTTTCTCTCAatctcaattctcaatttctccgACTTTTTTCTccttataaatatatacatacaaaaaCAACTTTCTCTGTTTCTCTCAatctcaattctcaatttctccgACTTTTATTCACAGTTCTTCGACCATTCGCAATTTTCAATTAACAACAAAAATTCGAATATTAAAAAAAGGTAACAGATATTCGCGAACAGGAAAATGGAACAGGGAAGAGGGAGCATTTCTTCTCAAGGTTCAACCCCATCGGCTTCGATGCTCCCGCCTCGACCCGGATCCACGTTTAATACCGAAGAAGGTATGTTATTTTATAGTTTTATTcgtgtattatatatataatatattgttTATTCGTTTTgtaaattcatttttttaattcatgaatgtaatttttttaattggttattgtaattttattaatagattataatatttttattcgtttttaattttattCGTTTTTTAATTTCTGTAGGTGCTACGAGTTCGAGACAATCGTCGCACGTGTGGACATATTTTTCGAAAGAAGCTATGCCGGATAATCCGAATAGATTTAAAGTACATTGTTTGATTTGTGTACAAAATGGTAGACCACAGCCACCATTTAGTTATGCTCGAGGGACCGGCACGGGAACACTAAGCCGACATTTGGAGAATATTCACTCTATTACGAAGGCGAGTCACGAAAGCGGAGAAGCACGAAGAGGTCCACAACAATCACAACTCGGTGGTTTTATGACATCAACGGGAGGTGGAGGTATGCCTTTTTCCTATAGTAGAGATAGAATGATAGAAAGTTTTGCTACTTATGTTACACTAGACGAGTTACCATTTTCTCACGGTGAGAGTGATAATTTAGAATATATGATGAAAACTACGATAAATCCGGCATTTAGAAAAATTCCTAGAAACACACTAAAACGGCACACAATAACACAATATCATTGCGCTAGAGCACAATTAATTGAATTTTTTCGAGAATTTGATGGTATGGTTTCGTTAACTAGTGATTGTTGGAGTTCGAGTCAAGGTGAGCCTTATATATGTGTTACCGTTCATTGGATTGGTATTGATTACATTTACAAAAACGAATTATTGCATTTGATGTTATGGACGAATCACACACCGGTTATAATATTATGTCTAGAATTTTAGATACAATTAAAGAATTTAATTTGTTTAACAAGGTATTCACAATTTCCTTAGATAATGCTGCTAATAACAACAAATGTATTAATTATATTAGGACCGAAATTCCTTTAGTTTTAGATGGAGTATTTTTACACATTAGATGTTGTGCTCACATAGTTAACTTAACGGCTCAAGTAGGAATTCAACAAATAACTAATTTATTAGAACCTATTAGGAAGGTAATTAAGTATCTACGTTTGGCGGGTAAATATAGGTCTAGGTACAAGAAATTGTgtaaagaaaatggactaaggccGAAAAAATGGGGTATCGATTGTCCTACAAGATGGAGTTCGACATATAAATTACTTGTTGAAGCAATTAAATATAAACCCATTATTACCATCTTATATAACGACGATCCAATTCACCAATACGAAGGAGGAATTATTACCGAGGAAGATTGGGAATTAGCATCTACTGTACGTGACATACTTTATTGTTTTGCGCATGCTACTAAAGTTTTTTCTTATGTTTATGAACCAAATGTACACCATTGTATCATTGAATGTGTTAGTATTGTTACTACTTTAAAGGAATACGAAGAAAATGATAATTTTAGTGATATTATTAAGGATATGAAAATTAAATGGATCGAATACTTTACCGAATTTCCGTATATTTATGGTATTGCATGTCTTCTTGATCCCGGTGTTAGGAAGgaaggtttagaaaatatgttagaacATTATTATGCTATGTTAGGAGTTTCATATAATCATGTTTTATATGTAACTAATTGTTTAAATTTGTTGTTTCGTCTTATAGATATGTATGCTCCAAAAACTCAAAGTACTATACCACCAAAGAGTAGTAATACTTCTAGTAGGTTTAGTAGTACCATTTCATCTATACTAACCAAAAAACAAAAATGTAGAATTTCCCAGTCATCTACCGTACCTTCTTCTGCCACTAGTATGGTTCACGAATTTTTTTCATATAGTTATGAGTTaaatgatgattttgatatactAACATGGTGGAAGAATCATGAGTTACAATTTCCGGTTTTAGCAAAAATTACAAAGGATATTTTAGTTGTCCCAGCTTCTACAATTGCGTCCGAGTCCGCTTTTAGTGCAGGCAGAAGAGTGTTAGATGAGAAGAGATCCAGTCTTGCGCCAGACGTTGTAAAAATTTTAGTTTGCAAAAAAGATTGGGATCAAGCCGATAAAAGACAACAAGGAAGAAAAGAAGACTCCGACGATGACGACGAGCCATGGATGACAATGGATACTTCATCCGAATCGGGAACCTCAACTAGCGAACAACTTTAGAACAAAATAtttaatgtaatttttttttaagttttaatatcatttgatttgtaattttttaatgttTGATACGGTTTGTTCCGTTTTTTAGAGAGAGAGGAGTCCTCTCACGTCATTtgtaataaaatatttttttaaattaataaaatttataagaggtaccgtcctctttttaaccaaaaatttaaaataataaaattaattgattacaactataatattttgaataaattatgtgacataatagaaaataatgttacattttgttatttattttttattaattgattaCTAATTTCGATTACGAATTCGTAATTCAACCCGCCCAGCCCAGCCCAGCCCAGCCCAGCCCAGTTCGTAATTCAACCCGTACAAGCCCGGTTCACACGGCTCAACCCGCACGGCCCGGTTCGTGATTCAACCCGCACGGCCCGGTTCACGAATTCGTTCGGTTCGGTTACGAGT
It contains:
- the LOC141716879 gene encoding uncharacterized protein LOC141716879 — translated: MEQGRGSISSQGSTPSASMLPPRPGSTFNTEEGATSSRQSSHVWTYFSKEAMPDNPNRFKVHCLICVQNGRPQPPFSYARGTGTGTLSRHLENIHSITKASHESGEARRGPQQSQLGGFMTSTGGGGRRVLDEKRSSLAPDVVKILVCKKDWDQADKRQQGRKEDSDDDDEPWMTMDTSSESGTSTSEQL